A single window of Gemmatimonadales bacterium DNA harbors:
- the dxr gene encoding 1-deoxy-D-xylulose-5-phosphate reductoisomerase, whose protein sequence is MRGVAVLGSTGSIGCSTLDVLRRHRDRFRLVALAAGTNAAALDAQVAEWQPAFAGLANGAAGGNRPNGTACLVEAATHPDVDIVVNAVVGFAGLEATLAALEAGKRVALANKESLVAAAALVDRARRRGGGELIPVDSEHSAVLQCITTDGPRPSRLILTASGGPFRDWPAERVAAATVAEALQHPTWRMGSKITVDSATLANKALEVIEAHVLFGLPYDAIEVVVHPQSVVHAFVEFVDGSVLSQLGYPSMELPILYALTYPERLPDMGIRRFDPVTAGPLTFEPVRHEVFRAFALGVAAGRTGGTAPAVFNAANEVAVAAFLAEEIGFGRIAEVVERVLAAHRPEPADDLAAIRTADGWARTEARAAVEGVPSRP, encoded by the coding sequence ATGCGTGGGGTTGCCGTCCTGGGATCGACCGGGTCGATCGGTTGTTCCACGCTCGATGTGCTGCGTCGGCACCGCGACCGGTTCCGCCTGGTGGCGCTTGCCGCCGGCACCAATGCCGCGGCGCTCGATGCGCAGGTGGCGGAGTGGCAGCCGGCGTTTGCCGGCTTGGCCAACGGCGCCGCGGGCGGCAACCGGCCCAACGGGACGGCCTGTCTGGTAGAGGCGGCAACGCATCCCGATGTCGATATCGTCGTCAATGCGGTGGTCGGTTTTGCCGGGCTCGAAGCTACGCTCGCTGCGCTCGAGGCTGGCAAGCGGGTCGCGCTGGCCAACAAGGAGTCGCTGGTCGCGGCGGCGGCGCTGGTCGATCGAGCCCGTCGTCGGGGGGGCGGGGAACTCATCCCGGTCGATTCGGAGCACAGTGCCGTCCTCCAATGCATCACCACCGACGGGCCGCGGCCGAGTCGCCTCATCCTGACGGCATCGGGCGGACCGTTCCGTGACTGGCCCGCTGAACGGGTGGCGGCAGCCACGGTTGCCGAGGCGTTGCAGCATCCCACCTGGCGGATGGGCAGTAAGATCACCGTCGACAGCGCCACGTTGGCCAACAAGGCCCTCGAGGTCATCGAAGCGCACGTGCTCTTCGGCCTGCCCTATGATGCGATCGAGGTGGTGGTCCACCCGCAGAGCGTGGTACATGCGTTCGTCGAATTTGTCGATGGCAGTGTGCTGAGCCAGCTGGGCTACCCGTCGATGGAACTCCCCATCCTGTACGCGCTGACCTATCCGGAGCGTTTGCCCGATATGGGGATACGCCGCTTCGATCCGGTTACCGCGGGTCCGCTGACCTTCGAGCCGGTCCGCCATGAGGTCTTCCGCGCGTTCGCGCTCGGTGTTGCTGCCGGCCGAACGGGGGGAACGGCGCCCGCGGTGTTCAACGCGGCCAATGAGGTGGCGGTGGCCGCTTTTCTGGCAGAAGAAATCGGGTTCGGTCGGATTGCCGAAGTGGTCGAGCGCGTGCTGGCCGCTCATCGTCCCGAGCCGGCGGACGATCTGGCAGCCATTCGGACTGCCGATGGCTGGGCTCGTACCGAAGCGCGGGCTGCTGTCGAGGGCGTGCCGTCACGGCCCTAG
- the aroF gene encoding 3-deoxy-7-phosphoheptulonate synthase: MTAFSAQPATTPVFVGDRCCFGGVDLVVVGGPCSVEGAAMVLDTALAVAASGARMLRGGAFKPRTSPHTFQGLGDPALDLLAQAGVRAGLPVVTEVTDPRHVERVAQVADMLQVGARNMQNYALLAEVGRSGRPVLLKRGLAATLKEFLLAAEHIRVAGNEAVVLCERGIRTFETTSRFTLDVTAVPVLKAESHLPVIVDPSHAGGRASLVAPLARAAIAAGADGLIVEVHPEPASAQSDAEQALTFAAFAELMAQVERVAAAVGRTAAAAPLPIEAVA; the protein is encoded by the coding sequence ATGACCGCCTTTTCTGCCCAGCCAGCTACCACGCCCGTCTTCGTGGGGGATCGGTGCTGTTTTGGCGGCGTCGATCTTGTCGTGGTCGGCGGTCCCTGCTCCGTCGAGGGCGCCGCCATGGTCCTCGATACCGCCCTGGCAGTGGCAGCATCGGGTGCCCGGATGCTTCGTGGCGGCGCCTTCAAGCCACGCACCTCGCCGCACACCTTCCAGGGGCTGGGCGATCCTGCTCTCGACCTGCTGGCGCAGGCCGGTGTGCGTGCGGGCCTTCCGGTGGTGACGGAGGTGACCGACCCACGGCACGTCGAACGGGTTGCCCAGGTGGCGGATATGCTGCAGGTCGGCGCCCGCAACATGCAGAACTACGCCCTGTTGGCGGAGGTCGGTCGGAGCGGACGGCCCGTTCTGCTCAAACGCGGCCTCGCGGCGACCCTCAAGGAGTTTCTGCTCGCTGCGGAACACATCCGAGTGGCCGGCAATGAGGCGGTCGTGCTTTGCGAACGTGGCATTCGGACCTTCGAAACGACCTCCCGCTTTACCCTCGACGTCACCGCGGTCCCTGTGCTCAAGGCCGAGAGCCATCTTCCGGTCATCGTCGATCCGAGTCACGCGGGCGGGCGGGCCTCGCTGGTGGCCCCGCTGGCCCGCGCCGCGATCGCAGCGGGCGCGGACGGGTTGATCGTCGAGGTACATCCCGAACCCGCCTCGGCGCAGTCCGATGCGGAGCAAGCCCTTACGTTTGCCGCATTTGCCGAGCTGATGGCGCAGGTCGAACGCGTGGCGGCGGCGGTCGGACGCACCGCGGCCGCCGCGCCGCTGCCGATCGAGGCGGTCGCATGA
- the aroH gene encoding chorismate mutase has protein sequence MSRRRMWALRGATTVDADRADLVRAATRELLAELVARNGLDQDEIVSAIFSVTTDLVSEYPASGARELGWVEVPLLCTTEIPVPGGLRRVIRVLLHVEPAAPRPQWHPVYLRGATTLRPDLVAMPS, from the coding sequence ATGAGCCGCCGCCGGATGTGGGCCCTTCGAGGCGCTACCACCGTCGATGCAGACCGCGCGGATCTGGTGCGGGCCGCGACGCGCGAGCTGCTCGCGGAGCTGGTGGCGCGAAACGGTCTCGACCAGGACGAGATCGTGAGTGCCATCTTCAGCGTGACCACAGACTTGGTCAGCGAGTATCCTGCGTCAGGGGCGCGGGAGCTGGGCTGGGTCGAGGTCCCGCTGCTCTGCACGACCGAAATTCCGGTTCCGGGCGGGCTGCGCCGGGTGATTCGGGTGCTGCTGCATGTCGAGCCTGCCGCGCCCCGGCCCCAATGGCACCCGGTCTATCTCCGGGGCGCCACGACGCTGCGTCCTGATCTCGTGGCGATGCCCTCCTGA
- the rseP gene encoding RIP metalloprotease RseP — protein MGLTIISTLVVIGVLVFIHELGHFLAAKWAGIHVHRFSLGLGAPIRWLSFKRNETEYSVSWLPLGGYVKMATDMEETDAVLEGGAAQAEVPAERRFEAKPVWVRMVVILAGVAMNALFAWIVLSGLIYVRGRPTLPVTTIAGVDSTRLPTGARDLELLGRGDRVVAINGVAVSTWEAMQREWLGTGDTVRIDLAERSPVIISGSLDDRRTALSTMRPLLPPVVSDVVPQRPGAKAGLARGDTIVRFDGVAVGEWREMVSQIESKADQSVELLVGRSTGRTVIQVTPAAEEVRDSSGSRTVGRIGIFGPLSPELREQVGLGTAIVEGGEWTWFIATQIVNTVRGMFSGRVSTREVGGPIAIGMAAGESARRGAEDFLLFMAAISVNLAVLNLLPIPLLDGGQFLFLLAEAVTRRPITGRVREGLTMAGFIALVMLMVLAFSNDIRRLLGI, from the coding sequence GTGGGCTTAACGATCATCTCGACGCTGGTTGTCATCGGCGTGCTCGTGTTCATCCACGAGCTGGGGCATTTCCTGGCCGCCAAGTGGGCCGGCATCCACGTCCACCGTTTCTCCCTCGGACTTGGCGCGCCGATTCGCTGGCTCTCCTTCAAGCGAAACGAGACGGAATACTCCGTGTCCTGGCTGCCGCTTGGCGGGTATGTCAAGATGGCGACGGACATGGAAGAAACCGATGCGGTCCTCGAGGGCGGGGCAGCGCAGGCCGAGGTGCCTGCCGAGCGCCGCTTCGAAGCCAAGCCGGTCTGGGTTCGGATGGTGGTGATTCTGGCGGGCGTTGCGATGAACGCGCTCTTTGCCTGGATCGTTCTGTCGGGGCTGATCTATGTGCGCGGACGCCCGACCTTGCCCGTCACCACCATTGCAGGGGTCGATTCTACCCGGCTGCCGACTGGGGCCAGAGATTTGGAGCTGCTCGGGCGCGGTGACCGCGTCGTCGCAATCAATGGGGTTGCGGTGTCGACGTGGGAAGCGATGCAGAGGGAGTGGCTCGGAACCGGCGATACGGTCAGGATCGATCTTGCGGAGCGGAGCCCGGTGATTATCTCGGGCTCGCTCGACGACCGGCGGACGGCGCTCAGCACGATGCGGCCCCTGTTGCCCCCGGTGGTGTCGGATGTGGTGCCTCAGCGCCCCGGTGCGAAAGCCGGCTTGGCCCGGGGCGACACGATCGTCAGGTTCGACGGGGTCGCCGTCGGCGAATGGCGCGAGATGGTGAGCCAGATCGAGAGCAAGGCTGATCAGTCAGTCGAGCTGCTGGTCGGTCGCTCGACCGGTCGCACCGTCATCCAGGTCACCCCGGCAGCCGAGGAGGTGCGCGATTCGAGCGGCAGCAGGACGGTCGGCCGGATCGGGATCTTCGGGCCGCTCAGTCCGGAACTCCGGGAGCAGGTCGGCCTTGGCACTGCGATTGTCGAAGGCGGCGAATGGACCTGGTTCATCGCGACCCAGATCGTCAACACGGTGCGCGGGATGTTCTCGGGTCGGGTCTCCACTCGTGAGGTCGGCGGGCCGATTGCCATCGGCATGGCCGCGGGTGAAAGCGCCCGGCGTGGTGCAGAGGACTTTCTGCTGTTCATGGCGGCCATCTCGGTCAACCTGGCGGTCCTCAACCTGCTGCCGATCCCGTTGCTCGACGGTGGCCAGTTCCTCTTCCTTCTGGCGGAAGCGGTGACTCGGCGCCCGATCACGGGGCGGGTGCGCGAGGGGCTCACCATGGCTGGCTTCATTGCCCTGGTGATGCTGATGGTACTGGCTTTTTCGAACGACATCCGCCGATTGCTCGGCATTTGA
- a CDS encoding MFS transporter — translation MSVSVPVTAGSGELPAPAADGAGGYDRRAITYLAAAHGVDDFYQAAVPALVPFFVVAHSLSYQAAAVAVLVSNLLSSLLQPLFGYWADRRRAPWLVWGGMGLAGIGVSLAVLVDSFPLVLAFCGVTGVGIAAFHPEASRATAQASGRRRGAGMSLFALGGNAGFALAPLAVVPLASSYGIRAVGVLIIPALVMMAYLARNAVQWQVVPVGRTHTGPGGGARVPDAWGAFARLTGAVGMRSIVFFGLNTFLPIYWATRFNLTLAAGGVALTVLLVVGVAGTLLGGRAADRFGARAVVVACSCALGPLLWLFLQADDRLVALGLLVPLALALSAPFSVMVVLGQQYLPRHVGTASGVTLGLAVTVGGLAAPFLGRMADQHGVAAALGLLVWTALLAALISLTLSPVPGSRSA, via the coding sequence ATGAGCGTTTCGGTGCCGGTCACGGCGGGGTCCGGCGAACTGCCGGCGCCCGCCGCTGACGGTGCCGGCGGGTATGATCGGCGTGCCATTACGTACCTTGCGGCTGCGCATGGCGTCGACGATTTCTACCAGGCTGCCGTGCCCGCCCTGGTCCCCTTCTTTGTGGTCGCGCATTCGTTGAGTTATCAGGCGGCGGCGGTTGCGGTACTGGTCTCGAACCTGCTGTCCTCCCTGCTGCAGCCGCTGTTCGGCTACTGGGCCGATCGCCGACGGGCGCCGTGGCTCGTCTGGGGCGGGATGGGCCTGGCGGGGATCGGGGTATCGCTGGCGGTGCTGGTCGACTCGTTTCCCCTCGTGCTGGCGTTCTGCGGAGTTACCGGCGTCGGGATTGCGGCATTCCATCCGGAGGCGTCGCGGGCCACCGCGCAGGCATCGGGGCGCCGGCGCGGGGCGGGGATGAGCCTGTTTGCCTTGGGCGGCAACGCCGGCTTTGCCCTGGCGCCGCTTGCCGTCGTCCCCCTGGCCTCGAGCTACGGGATTCGCGCGGTGGGGGTCCTGATCATTCCGGCCCTCGTCATGATGGCGTATCTGGCCCGGAATGCGGTCCAGTGGCAGGTCGTTCCTGTCGGTCGGACCCATACCGGCCCAGGTGGCGGGGCACGGGTTCCGGATGCGTGGGGCGCGTTTGCTCGGCTGACCGGCGCGGTCGGGATGCGTTCGATCGTGTTCTTCGGGCTCAACACCTTTCTGCCCATCTACTGGGCCACCCGCTTCAACCTCACGCTTGCTGCGGGCGGGGTGGCCCTGACCGTCCTCCTCGTCGTCGGTGTTGCAGGCACGTTGCTCGGGGGCCGCGCGGCCGATCGGTTCGGTGCGCGCGCTGTGGTGGTGGCGTGCTCCTGCGCGCTCGGGCCGCTGCTCTGGCTCTTCCTGCAGGCCGACGATCGTCTCGTCGCGCTTGGTCTGCTCGTTCCCCTCGCTCTGGCGCTTTCGGCGCCCTTCAGCGTGATGGTGGTGCTCGGTCAGCAATACTTGCCACGCCACGTCGGCACGGCGTCCGGCGTCACGCTCGGACTGGCCGTGACGGTCGGCGGACTTGCCGCACCGTTCCTCGGTCGGATGGCCGATCAGCATGGCGTGGCCGCCGCGCTTGGCCTGCTCGTCTGGACCGCGCTGCTGGCGGCGTTGATCTCGCTCACGCTGTCGCCGGTGCCAGGGTCTCGCTCGGCCTGA
- a CDS encoding NAD-dependent epimerase/dehydratase family protein: protein MTSSRRQFVRRASAATGALALAPFHIWVPRFRSEKLNILILGGTNFIGPYQVQYALDRGHSITLFNRGKTNPGLFPNVEKLTGDRNSDLKSLEGRKWDVVIDISATNPDWVALSGRVLENSVKRYVFISTRSVYYDTSRVPMTVDAPLFSRENTPVPAGQPLPYGLAKAISEQTLRDRFGSRLLVVRPSLVVGPGDTTDRFTYWPLRIERGGEVLSPGDGTDPVQFIDARDLGEWVIRLVEMGTTGTYNALGPQTPRSFAELLHGIKAVTTSNATFTWVDTDFLLANKVRPYQEMPVWQPARDGKEGFARFDISREVALGLTFRSLAVTTRDTLDYYHAQTPERQAQLRAGISAEREREVLAAWRARR, encoded by the coding sequence ATGACCTCGTCACGTCGTCAGTTCGTTCGCCGGGCCTCGGCCGCGACCGGGGCTCTCGCCCTGGCGCCGTTTCACATCTGGGTGCCGCGTTTCCGCTCGGAAAAGCTCAACATCCTGATTCTCGGCGGCACCAACTTCATTGGACCCTACCAGGTACAGTACGCCCTCGATCGCGGGCATTCGATTACGCTGTTCAACCGGGGCAAAACCAATCCGGGCCTGTTTCCCAATGTCGAAAAGCTGACCGGTGACCGGAACAGTGACCTCAAGTCGCTGGAAGGGCGTAAGTGGGATGTTGTGATCGACATTTCCGCGACCAACCCGGACTGGGTGGCGCTCTCCGGGCGCGTGCTGGAGAACTCGGTCAAACGATACGTCTTCATTTCGACCCGATCCGTCTACTACGACACGAGCCGAGTCCCGATGACGGTGGATGCGCCACTCTTCTCTCGGGAGAACACGCCGGTGCCCGCCGGGCAGCCCCTGCCGTACGGACTTGCCAAGGCGATCTCCGAGCAGACGTTGCGAGATCGGTTCGGCAGCCGGCTGCTGGTGGTGCGGCCCTCGCTCGTGGTCGGGCCCGGGGACACCACCGATCGGTTCACCTACTGGCCCCTGCGAATCGAACGGGGCGGGGAGGTGCTCTCGCCAGGCGATGGAACCGATCCGGTGCAGTTCATCGATGCCCGGGACCTGGGGGAGTGGGTCATTCGGCTGGTCGAGATGGGCACCACAGGGACGTACAACGCTCTGGGGCCACAGACGCCGAGGTCCTTCGCTGAGCTGCTCCATGGGATCAAGGCCGTCACGACGTCCAACGCAACATTTACCTGGGTCGATACCGACTTTCTGCTGGCCAACAAGGTTCGGCCCTACCAGGAGATGCCGGTCTGGCAGCCGGCGCGGGACGGGAAAGAGGGGTTTGCCCGCTTCGATATCTCCCGTGAGGTGGCGCTGGGGTTGACCTTCCGGTCGCTGGCGGTGACGACCAGGGATACGCTCGATTACTACCACGCGCAGACGCCCGAACGGCAGGCGCAGCTTCGGGCGGGTATCTCGGCCGAGCGAGAGCGGGAAGTCCTGGCCGCCTGGCGCGCCCGCCGCTAG
- the rpsO gene encoding 30S ribosomal protein S15 codes for MGYDKAGVMVKYRQHGEDTGSARVQVAMLTERINSLTDHFRTHPKDHHGRRGLLKMVGQRRRLLSYLRSTDLQTYRALIQDLGLRH; via the coding sequence ATGGGGTACGACAAAGCGGGCGTCATGGTGAAGTATCGCCAGCACGGCGAGGACACGGGATCGGCCCGGGTTCAGGTCGCCATGCTCACCGAGCGTATCAACTCCCTCACGGATCACTTCCGCACTCACCCGAAAGACCATCATGGTCGGCGTGGGTTGCTGAAGATGGTCGGTCAGCGGCGGCGGCTCCTTTCCTATCTCCGCAGCACCGATCTTCAGACGTACCGAGCGCTGATTCAGGACCTCGGTCTCCGTCACTAA
- a CDS encoding polyribonucleotide nucleotidyltransferase yields MHRIETTFAGRPLLLETGRLAKQAAGSVLAQFGETVVLASVTVSSRESSLPFFPLTVEYREKTYAAGKIPGGFLKREGRPSDDEILAARIIDRSIRPLFPEGFKNEVQVFVTVVSADQEHGADVLGALAASAALAVSPIPFNGPIATVRVGRVEGKWILNPTFHQLEFSDLDVTVSGNGDSIGMVEGGSAEVSEADVIEALKVAQKGIRELRGHIETMVAKAGKPKMSWTRSEPDATLIKRVRELAEKDMSKAINHKDKAGRAGQVRSIREAAAATIAVEFPDKIKDAEAELDEIEYRVMRGQVLDKGERIDGRDLETVRPISIEAGLLPRVHGSTLFTRGETQALVAVTLGTADDEQRIDSINVAGESTKSFMLHYNFPPYSTGEVRPIRGTSRREVGHGALAERALQAVLPGFDAFPYTLRVVSEILESNGSSSMATVCGGSLALMDAGVPIKAPCAGVAMGLITDGKRVAVLTDILGTEDHLGDMDFKVAGTEAGITSIQMDIKIAGLSLEIMTDALERARRGRLHILGEMKKALAAPRAELSKYAPRIFTMMIKPDKIGDVIGPKGKTIRGIQDATGAKISIEDSGLVTIAAVGGEAGDKAREMVSALVAEPEVGKVYEGPVKSTTAFGAFVEIMPGVEGLLHISELQHARTEKTEDVVKKGDIVRVQLLEVDERGRMKLSRKALLPKE; encoded by the coding sequence GTGCATCGTATCGAAACGACTTTTGCCGGGCGGCCGCTGCTGCTCGAAACCGGCCGATTGGCCAAGCAGGCTGCGGGCTCCGTGCTGGCGCAGTTCGGAGAAACCGTGGTGCTGGCGTCCGTCACCGTGAGCAGCCGCGAGTCGTCGCTGCCGTTTTTCCCGCTGACGGTCGAGTATCGCGAAAAGACCTACGCGGCTGGCAAGATCCCGGGCGGTTTCCTTAAGCGTGAGGGCCGTCCGAGCGACGACGAAATTCTGGCGGCGCGGATCATCGATCGCTCGATACGTCCGCTCTTTCCGGAGGGCTTCAAGAACGAAGTCCAGGTCTTCGTGACGGTCGTCTCGGCCGACCAGGAACACGGAGCGGACGTGCTTGGTGCGCTGGCCGCGTCGGCGGCGCTGGCCGTCTCGCCGATTCCGTTCAACGGACCGATCGCGACGGTGCGGGTCGGCCGGGTCGAAGGCAAGTGGATTCTGAACCCGACCTTCCACCAGCTCGAGTTCTCCGATCTCGACGTGACCGTCAGCGGCAACGGCGACTCGATCGGCATGGTCGAGGGCGGTTCGGCCGAAGTGTCCGAGGCGGATGTGATCGAAGCGCTCAAGGTCGCCCAGAAGGGCATCCGTGAGCTGCGGGGGCACATCGAGACGATGGTGGCCAAGGCGGGCAAGCCCAAGATGTCATGGACCCGCTCCGAGCCGGACGCGACGCTGATCAAGCGCGTTCGCGAGCTGGCCGAGAAGGACATGTCCAAGGCGATCAATCACAAGGACAAAGCGGGTCGGGCCGGTCAGGTGCGGTCGATTCGTGAAGCGGCTGCCGCCACGATTGCGGTCGAGTTCCCGGACAAGATCAAGGATGCTGAGGCCGAGCTCGACGAGATCGAGTATCGCGTCATGCGCGGTCAGGTGCTCGACAAGGGCGAGCGGATCGACGGTCGCGATCTCGAGACCGTTCGTCCGATCTCGATCGAGGCTGGTCTCCTCCCGCGGGTGCACGGTTCCACCCTCTTTACTCGCGGGGAAACCCAGGCGCTGGTGGCTGTGACCCTGGGCACGGCCGATGACGAGCAGCGGATCGACTCGATCAACGTGGCCGGCGAGTCGACCAAGTCGTTCATGCTGCACTACAACTTCCCGCCGTACTCGACCGGTGAAGTGCGCCCGATCCGCGGCACCAGCCGCCGGGAGGTCGGACACGGCGCCTTGGCCGAGCGGGCGTTGCAGGCGGTGCTGCCGGGCTTCGATGCCTTCCCGTACACGCTGCGGGTGGTGTCTGAAATTCTCGAATCCAACGGATCGTCGTCGATGGCGACGGTGTGCGGCGGTTCGCTGGCACTGATGGATGCGGGCGTGCCAATCAAGGCGCCGTGCGCAGGTGTCGCGATGGGGTTGATCACCGACGGTAAGCGGGTGGCAGTGCTCACCGACATTCTCGGCACCGAGGATCATCTTGGCGACATGGACTTCAAGGTGGCCGGAACCGAGGCGGGTATTACCTCGATCCAGATGGACATCAAGATCGCCGGCCTGAGCCTCGAAATCATGACCGATGCGCTGGAGCGGGCTCGCCGTGGCCGCCTGCACATCCTGGGCGAGATGAAGAAGGCGCTTGCTGCGCCGCGTGCGGAGCTTTCCAAGTATGCGCCGCGGATCTTCACGATGATGATCAAGCCCGACAAGATCGGTGACGTGATCGGTCCGAAGGGCAAGACCATCCGGGGCATCCAGGACGCCACCGGGGCCAAGATCTCGATCGAGGACTCGGGGTTGGTCACCATCGCCGCTGTCGGTGGTGAGGCGGGCGACAAGGCGCGCGAGATGGTCTCGGCGCTGGTGGCCGAACCCGAGGTCGGCAAAGTCTACGAAGGACCGGTCAAGAGCACGACGGCGTTCGGCGCCTTCGTGGAAATCATGCCCGGCGTCGAGGGCCTGCTGCACATCAGCGAGTTGCAGCATGCGCGGACCGAGAAGACCGAAGACGTGGTCAAGAAAGGCGACATCGTGCGGGTCCAGCTCCTCGAGGTGGATGAGCGGGGCCGTATGAAGCTGTCGCGGAAAGCACTCCTGCCCAAGGAGTGA
- a CDS encoding insulinase family protein — translation MAREQLDERLYQTTAPNGLVVLTEHLPGLRSVAAGVWFRSASGHERREQMGIAHLLEHMVFKGTERRSAKELAHALEVRGGALDAYTSRDHTSFQAHVLDQDLPLAVEVLSDLVRRPLLRPEDLELERNVVLEEIKGVEDTPDDLVFDLASAALWPSHPYGYSILGTPETVGALTAADLTAFHRGAYHPRNSVIAAAGNVDHDRLLEHLAAEGWFDTSLDGDRTPPVAPSPGRRGDRSVVPRETAQAHLVLGTDTFASRDPRRFALAILVNLLGGGMSSRLFQRVREQLGLAYAIYAYQQAYRSAGLLGIYVAAQPAAAERAREAIAAELRQLSAGDLTDSELTDGKRQLQGQLMLALENPSSRMHRLAGFVLNDDRYRRLDEVLATIDAVSRDDALQVAGEFLAPERMTVVQLGG, via the coding sequence GTGGCTCGGGAGCAACTCGACGAGCGGCTCTACCAGACCACCGCACCGAACGGCCTCGTGGTGCTCACCGAGCACCTCCCGGGGCTCCGGTCTGTGGCGGCAGGGGTCTGGTTCCGCTCGGCGAGTGGTCACGAGCGGCGCGAGCAGATGGGCATTGCCCATCTGCTCGAGCATATGGTTTTCAAAGGAACCGAGCGGCGATCGGCCAAGGAACTGGCCCACGCGCTCGAAGTACGCGGCGGTGCTCTCGACGCGTACACCAGCCGGGATCACACCAGTTTTCAGGCCCATGTTCTCGACCAGGACCTGCCGCTCGCGGTGGAGGTTCTGAGCGATCTCGTTCGTCGCCCGCTGCTGCGGCCCGAGGACCTCGAGCTCGAGCGCAACGTCGTGCTCGAGGAGATCAAGGGAGTCGAGGATACCCCGGATGACCTGGTCTTCGACCTGGCTTCGGCGGCGCTCTGGCCTTCGCATCCCTATGGCTACTCCATACTCGGCACCCCGGAGACGGTGGGAGCGCTGACTGCGGCCGACCTGACGGCCTTTCATCGTGGCGCCTATCATCCTCGCAACTCGGTCATTGCGGCCGCCGGTAACGTCGATCACGACCGGTTGCTGGAACACCTGGCCGCTGAGGGGTGGTTTGACACCTCGCTCGACGGCGATCGGACGCCACCGGTTGCGCCGAGCCCTGGCCGCCGCGGCGATCGGTCGGTGGTGCCGCGTGAAACGGCACAGGCACATCTGGTCCTTGGAACGGATACCTTTGCCTCGCGGGATCCGCGGCGATTCGCCCTGGCCATCCTGGTCAACCTGCTGGGCGGCGGGATGTCGAGTCGGCTGTTTCAGCGGGTTCGCGAGCAGTTGGGGCTGGCGTATGCGATCTACGCCTATCAGCAGGCCTACCGATCCGCAGGGCTGCTGGGTATCTACGTGGCGGCGCAGCCCGCCGCGGCGGAGCGGGCTCGGGAGGCGATTGCTGCGGAACTTCGGCAGCTGTCTGCCGGTGACCTGACTGATTCGGAACTGACCGATGGCAAGCGCCAGCTCCAGGGCCAATTGATGCTGGCGCTGGAGAACCCGTCGAGCCGGATGCACCGCCTGGCGGGCTTCGTGCTCAACGACGACCGGTACCGTAGATTGGACGAAGTCCTGGCCACGATCGACGCGGTTAGCCGGGATGACGCGCTGCAAGTAGCCGGGGAGTTCCTGGCACCCGAGCGGATGACTGTAGTGCAGTTGGGCGGCTGA
- the ald gene encoding alanine dehydrogenase — MIIGVPKEIKTNENRIALVPAGAELLTEAGNTVYIEKGAGLGSGFTDEDYVGAGAKILDTAEEVWAKADMIMKVKEPIAVEWPRMRAGQVIYTYFHFAASEELTRAVIASGAIAIAYETVQLPTGELPLLTPMSEVAGRMAVQEGAKYLEKVYGGRGVLLGGVPGVPPADVIILGGGVVGINAAKMAAGMGANVSILDLSLDRLRYLDDVLPANVTTLYSNRYNILGAIQRADLVVGAVLLPGAKAPRLIRRDDLKTMKPGAVIVDVAVDQGGCVETIKPTTHEDPIYFVDGVLHYAVANMPGGVPRTSTLALTNATLPYAIPLAKLGWQEACRRDRSLQLGLNVVQGKVVYPGVAEAFSLPLVEVGAVL; from the coding sequence ATGATCATCGGCGTACCGAAGGAGATCAAGACCAATGAGAATCGGATCGCATTGGTCCCGGCTGGTGCGGAGCTACTGACGGAGGCTGGCAATACGGTCTACATCGAGAAAGGCGCGGGGCTGGGAAGCGGCTTCACCGATGAAGACTATGTGGGCGCCGGTGCCAAGATCCTCGATACGGCGGAGGAGGTTTGGGCCAAGGCCGACATGATCATGAAGGTGAAGGAGCCGATCGCGGTGGAGTGGCCCCGGATGCGCGCGGGGCAGGTCATCTACACCTACTTTCACTTCGCGGCGTCCGAGGAGCTGACCCGGGCGGTGATTGCCTCGGGTGCCATTGCGATTGCCTACGAAACCGTTCAGCTGCCGACCGGGGAGCTGCCGCTGCTGACGCCGATGTCCGAGGTAGCCGGTCGAATGGCGGTGCAGGAGGGGGCCAAGTACCTCGAGAAGGTCTACGGCGGTCGGGGTGTGCTGCTGGGCGGCGTTCCCGGTGTGCCGCCGGCCGATGTGATCATCCTGGGTGGCGGCGTGGTCGGCATCAATGCGGCGAAGATGGCGGCCGGCATGGGCGCCAACGTCAGCATTCTCGACCTGTCGCTCGATCGGCTGCGCTATCTCGACGACGTCCTGCCGGCCAACGTCACGACCCTGTACTCCAACCGTTACAACATCCTCGGCGCGATTCAGCGTGCCGATCTCGTGGTTGGCGCCGTGCTGCTCCCGGGCGCCAAGGCGCCGCGACTGATTCGCCGTGACGACCTCAAGACGATGAAGCCGGGTGCGGTCATCGTCGACGTGGCGGTCGACCAGGGCGGGTGTGTCGAAACGATTAAGCCGACGACGCACGAAGATCCGATCTATTTCGTCGACGGGGTGCTGCACTACGCCGTGGCAAACATGCCGGGCGGGGTGCCGCGGACCTCGACCCTGGCGCTGACCAATGCAACGCTGCCCTATGCCATTCCACTTGCCAAGCTTGGCTGGCAGGAGGCCTGTCGCCGCGATCGGTCGTTGCAACTCGGCCTCAACGTGGTGCAGGGCAAGGTGGTGTATCCCGGTGTGGCGGAGGCGTTTAGCCTGCCGCTGGTCGAAGTCGGCGCCGTGCTCTGA